The genome window CGATATCGTCATGGCAGTCAATGCAGGCAAAGCCGCCGTGGATGGATTTTTCAAACTTGGCGTAATCGACAAAAACAGAAACTTCGCGGTCATCAATTTCGCCGGTAATGTCTTCTTCGCCGTGACATTCTATACACGATTGGTTGTCATCAATTTCCTGACAAAACGCTGGAATCGTAAAAAACAGAATAAAGAGAGAAATTAAAGTGGAGCGATGTATGTTTGTTGTTGTGAAGCGATGCATGTCCACCTCGGTGTGTAGTTCTCAACAATGCGTTTACTTTAAGAGTATATTCCTATTTAGCTAAGAAAGTAAACGGTGCAATCAGGTTTTTGGTCAATCTTTACAGTCAAATCAGGTTGCGCCGTTTAATCAATAAAATTTAAATTTATTAATTTGATAAATAATAATATATATAAAGTTTATAAACTATTTTTTGGGAACAAATTAACTTTCTATTCCGATTAAACCATAGAAATGAAAAAAAATCACAAAAATTTGAATTAAGATATTGCCAAAACGAAGGACAATGTGTTAGATATATTCATTGCTGTTTAGCTATCAAGCGATTCAGCCTATATAACGCTTCATCTTTGGGTATTTCGGAATGGTACGTAACATCTTGCTTGCTGCTTCATTGTTCGTCGCTTTATGCGTTGCTCCACAGGCGTACGCGCTGGTGGAAATACTTCCCATATCTCCACGAATTGTTGACCAGGCGGACGACGACTTCTTTGACGTTACATCCTCTGGCATTCCGATTGTCAGTTTGGGATCCAAAGCGTTTCTTCAAGTTTCCGCCGATGAAGCGCTGACCGGAATTTCCTGGACTTTTTCCAGCAAGCCCGCTGGCTCAAATACATCCTTCTTAAACGGAACTTCTACGCTAACCGCTCTCATTCCAGATGTCGTTGGCATCTATGAAGTGCGGGTAAGCGCGACCCTGGCATCCGGCGAGGCCTTGAATGACGCTGTCAGTATTGTTGCCGGAACCTTTGAGGGCGTCGGCAATTTAAATGGCGCCGCTGGTTTTCCCCATTGCGCGGTTTGCCATCCAGCTAACGCCGACGAATGGCTAGACACAACCCACGCGACAATTCTCTCGTCTCATTTAAATGGGATGAAATCCGGTCAGTATGACGAATCATGCTTTGAGTGTCACTCGTTGGGGTATCGTCCTGGCGCGTTACCGCCCAATGGCGGTTTTGACGACGCCGCCTCAGCAGAGGGCGTTGAAGTCGGCGATTTGGCCGACCAGGTCAACTTGGCGTTTGAAGTGAATCACGATAATGATCCCGATAACGATGTCGCTTTCTGGGAAGAATTAAGCCCGGCCCTTCGCGCCGAATCAAACGTGCAGTGCGAAATGTGCCACGGCCCCGGCAGCCAACACCGAGGCGTTAAACAAGGTATCTTTAAGCCTTGGAACTCCAACTCCTGTAATCAATGCCATGATTCAATGGGCTTCGATGGTCATCCATACTCGCATGACTCATCAGGTCATTCCAAAGTTATTAGCACTTTTGCCAGTGACCCCGCCCGGCTTCAAACGTCGTGCGCGAAATGTCACTCCTCCGAAGGTTTTGTGACTTTGGCTGTTGACGGCGGGACGGTGGATGATCTGGATGCTGGTATTGCACCTCACGGCGTGACCTGTGTGGCCTGCCATGATCCGCATGATGCGGCGCTGCCCAGTCAATTGCGCTTGAGCGGCGACGTTGTGTTAGAGAGCGGCCATACATACAGCGGCGGCAAGGGCGGGTTATGCGCCAGTTGCCACGACTCGCGTATTAGTTCCGACCTGTTAGCGTATATCGAAACCAGTACGCGCGGGCCGCACCACGGTACCCAAGCCGACGTGATGTTGGGCGTGAATGCGTGGGACTTCGGTGCGCCGTTCGTCAGCACGGAATCTGTACATAATGAAGTTGTCGAAGATACCTGCGTCGCTTGCCACATGGCGACTGTACCCGACAATGGCTGGACGCAAGAGCAGGGGACAGTGCTCGGCGGTCACAGTTTCGCCGTCGTGAATGCTGAAATGGGCATTGATAATCATGGCAACGCTTGCCTGTCTTGCCACTTGACCATGACGGATGTTGATCGGTTGTTGCCTGAAT of Candidatus Hinthialibacter antarcticus contains these proteins:
- a CDS encoding cytochrome c3 family protein, whose amino-acid sequence is MVRNILLAASLFVALCVAPQAYALVEILPISPRIVDQADDDFFDVTSSGIPIVSLGSKAFLQVSADEALTGISWTFSSKPAGSNTSFLNGTSTLTALIPDVVGIYEVRVSATLASGEALNDAVSIVAGTFEGVGNLNGAAGFPHCAVCHPANADEWLDTTHATILSSHLNGMKSGQYDESCFECHSLGYRPGALPPNGGFDDAASAEGVEVGDLADQVNLAFEVNHDNDPDNDVAFWEELSPALRAESNVQCEMCHGPGSQHRGVKQGIFKPWNSNSCNQCHDSMGFDGHPYSHDSSGHSKVISTFASDPARLQTSCAKCHSSEGFVTLAVDGGTVDDLDAGIAPHGVTCVACHDPHDAALPSQLRLSGDVVLESGHTYSGGKGGLCASCHDSRISSDLLAYIETSTRGPHHGTQADVMLGVNAWDFGAPFVSTESVHNEVVEDTCVACHMATVPDNGWTQEQGTVLGGHSFAVVNAEMGIDNHGNACLSCHLTMTDVDRLLPESGQDYDGNGVKEGIQTEIKGLMAATAAKLQERYPDVTLNDDLSLNVPSAVFALLTFDEKAVIHNYRLMHNDGSYGVHNARFTVEVLQKSYSALVETGFASDFPTAFTVGSVNVIDWPSY